Within the Rosa rugosa chromosome 2, drRosRugo1.1, whole genome shotgun sequence genome, the region AACCTTAAAAGAGACGCACCGACAAGCTTAATGATTTGTAATTTCATTTTACTATTGCAATTATAACACTACAACTgtatttaataataaaaaagccaaagaaaaaaagTCGACACAATATAGACCTTACACGGCCAAATCATCTTGCTCACAGGAAGCCACATTTTCTTatcaaaccctaaatcaaattGGCCTGTCTTCTCTATTGCCCCTCTTTCTGCTACACTACCCCTTCACCAGACTGCTGAGCAACTGCAGCATCCACTACCATGGTGTCAGAGAATATCACCGGGTCTATTGGACACGCTTCTTAAATGGCTGACAAAGTGGTGTGGTTGCCAAACAAAATCAGTGTGGTTGCCAAACAAAATCAATGTGCTGAGGCAACTGCAGCATCCACTACCATGGTGTCAGAGAATATCACAGGGTCTATTGGACACGCTTCTTAAATGGCTGACAAAGTGGTGTGGTTGCCAAACAGAATCAATGTGCACACACAAAGACAAACTGAATAGTCGGCGATTTTctttttgatcaaattttgcTTTTTACCTTAATGGTTGTTGATCGTTCATTTTTGTCCTGTTCCCCTACTCTAGGTACTTAAATGATCGTTCAATTTTCACCTCTCtcataattgaaaatttgaaattaataatcacacacacacacacacatatatataagcCCTTTTTCCTCCCCCTCCGATTTCCTTATGTAAATAACATCCTATAGCCGAAGCTCTAATCATATTTAATTTCCTGAACAGCTCACAAATTAAAGTCACACACtctacacaaataaaagaaaagcccAGTGAGGATCTTCGACCTTTCATGCTGTGTCCTATGTggaatgaaaataaaagaaacagtAAACAACTCAGAAGGAGGTATAATTCAGAAGTGTCATACCTTGCTGCACTCCGCATGCACTTGATGCCTTAAGATCCATGCATTTAGACCTGAAAGCCTCAGCCAAAATCTTATTCATTAAAACTTTATTGTAATTTGCATCTAGTTCCTTCTGTATATGCCGAAATTCGGCTTCTTCCTCCTGAAGTTTAGTCTCACATTGCCGACGAAGTTCAGCAACAGCCTCCTCTATTTTCTTGTCATAATCAGATTTCAGACGCAGCTTCTGTTCAAGACAAAAACTATTTTCAGCAAATGTTTCTGAAAAGAAAAACTGCACAAAAGGTGAACTTCAAAACAGACCTTATCTTCATGAGACTTAATGTTTTGTTCCATATCTTTATTTAATCTTTCCAATTCATTTTGAAGTGGATCAGGGTACGAATGCTGAGGCATCCTTAGTGTCCCCTGGGGAGCAGCATGTATAGGACGACTATTAGTTACAGAAGTAGCCCGTGTGTCTGAAAAAGGCAGCCCAAATCCATTAGTAGGTATATCCATAGGCTGATGCAAAGAAAGACTTGGTGCAGGCTGCAAAGCGGTTTCATTTGATTGAACAGAATAGTTCTCAACAAATTGCAGTGGAGCCTGAGAAACTTGGTTAGAGGTGTGGTCTCCCCTACTTGGCCGAATTTCAATTCCACCAGCTGCAGACTCAGAAAGCTGCAATTGTACTACAGCTGCATTCGTCTGCCCTTCATGATCAGATTCTACAGTGGCAACAAATTGGGATACTTGATCTTCAACTGGTTGACATGTATTCTGATTCCCAGTAGCTTGTGCATCTCCATCTTGTACTGCAGTGGATGTGGCTAACAGAACACCTCTGTCTTGATTTTCGATACTTTGATGAACTTCAATTGCACAAGCTGAAGATAACTCGGGTCTATTAGATAACTGTGCCACCGACTCTTCATGATCAGATTGATCGGATGTTATGATCGCAACAGATTGGGACGCTAGATTTTCAACAGGTAAGCAAGTATTCTGATTTTCGCTAGTGTGTGCATTTCCATCTTGCCCTGTAGTCGATGTGGCCAAGCCGGTACCTTGAACTCGGTTCTCACTACTTGGCTGATTTTTAATTCCAGCAGCTGAAGATAACTGAGGAGGACTACGGTCTGGTGTCTCTGAGGATGGTACTACAGGCTCATTGGTGGCCACTTCATGGTCTGAGTGCTCAGAATCTATAGTTGCAACAGATTGAGCAGCTGACGATAACTCAGTATCAACTCCTACTCCTTTCTGCTGGTTGACCCCAGTTGCAATATCAGATGCAGTAACTTGCACTTCACCATTTTCTATTTCTGCAGGCGAAACCCTAGAGAGAGGATTCTGTAGGGCATCATTCGAACTGACAGTTGCATCCACTGCCGACTCAACCATATTACCTGGTATGTTTACTGTTGCCACACGGATTTGTTCTGCAGATGCACATGGGTTCACAGACGCATCATCATGCACCCCATGAATCGAACTGACGGTCTCATGCAATTCCAGTGGAGCCTCTCTGTCAGCCATGCTTAATGTAGCACCATGAGGATTCTGTTCTGTAGCAGATAGAGTCAGTGGACTGACAGTTATGGGCTCTTCCAGTCTGACAACCCTATCACAAATGGGTGATTTGTCAGACTTGTCAATCCTTTCTTCAAATGAAGGAAGACCGGAGGTGACTACTTTGCTAGAGCAGATAATTTCCGGGACATCCAGCAGAGCCTCCCCATTTTCTGAAGTGCCTCCATTAGTCATCAGCTCTTTGGCACAAGGAATCACAGTAGCAACGTTTGCTTGATTATCACCAGAAACGCCATCCTTGTTTTTCCCAGTACTATAAAAAACCTCAGAAGTGATTGGATCAAGTGCACCATTTGTAACAATCAGTCTAGCTGGAGTCGTGACTGTTCTAAGAGGACTGCTACACGCTACAGTTTCATCAGGTGCATTTGAAGGTGAATTATTCAACAActcatcacgaacccacttttGCACTTCCTCTACCCGTTGGTTCTTATTCTCTTTCAGCTTAAGCCTTGCTTCCAGCTGCAATTTCTCGAGAAGCTGCAAATGTATGTCCACCTTGTGTTTATGCTCTTCAATTTCCTTTTCAAATTCAGTTTCCTTGACCCTCAAACTATCTGCACTCATTGAAGTAATTCGATTTACAGCCAACTCTATTTTGTGCTTCATTTCGAGTTGCTCCTTTTGCTCCTCGTATAATCTCAAAAGTTCACTTCTCTCTTTAGATTGCTTCTCAACAagttttttcatcttcttctggaACTTTTTCTGAATTTCATTGATACATTTTGAGACATCTTTTCCTGCTAAATATAGCTGATAGTCTTCAACACCTGATTTGACCCCCTCCAAGTTTGAAATTGTACCATTATTTGAGAGTTCAGAGAAATTTGGAGGGTCTGCAGCCTTAAAATTCCTTGTGCGGTATAGAAACATTTTCTTCAGACACCGCAGCATTGAATAAACACGGTCCGCCTCTTCCTTTTGGCAATTGAAGTTAAGATGCTGCTTAGCACGTGCAAAAGATTCTTTGTGGTCGACTTTGTGCTTCAGAATTGAAGCCACAGTCCAACACTGGAATGTACAGAATCAGttacaaacaaaaagaaagaaaaaataaaaaaaacaaggagaattAGAAAAGGTGAAGTAAACCAAAGATAATACAATCACATCATCATCGCTGGCTAAAATAACGAATTGCTTCTCCAAATCCCCCCCACAAGTAACTTTAGAATTGCAGAGCATTGAGTTGAGTGGAACGTCAAGAAAATATACAAAATATGGGTAATAGATTTATTTTCTTTCCTGGATTAAGCTGGTGACAATGAAAGCATTTTTCTTGACTCTAAAACATTATAATTTCAATAATGACGAAGACAGGAATCAATTTTGACCAAGCGAAAGTTAAACTGTACAGGTGTTAGaacaaaatcatcaaaaatcattGCAGAAACAGAAAGAGATATCAGTGCTTGAATGCATCTACGATAAATTTAACATGCCAAGAATTGATAGATTGTGTTTCCTTCAGAACAGGCTGAATAAGCTCAACAGACAGCAATACAGTTGCATGAAAGAGGAAGATGATTCTAACCAGAGATATCTGAAATGCCTGCAATATGTTTGCTGGTTCTCTAGTAACATTGTGATTCTTCATGACATATTCAAGAAACTTTTCAACCCAAACCTTGTGAAGATCCTGCATTGTAGTAAGATTAATAAAGATATTATCATAGAAGAAAACTATATTTTACTGAGATGTAGTGGAATGTAGGGTTCAGAACAGCAGCACGTGTGAAGTCAGAAATAAAGTAATATGTAATTAGCAGGATAATCAAAATACGTACTGAGAGTTGTAGGATTCCACAAAGTTTTGATATCTCTGGCTTCAAATGAAGATGCAGACTCTTTTGGGCATCAAGCAATTTTCTTCTCTCCTTAGATTCAAACATGTCACTTTCTGGTCTTGTGCTTTTAGCAAAATTATGTGAAGTACAAACACGGTTTTCACCAATTATATTATTTACAAATGCAGATAACCTAGAAGAAGAGTGAGGCACATTGTCTGCTGGAGTTACAGAAGCTCCTGCAAAAGTAGAGATGCTTTCAGAAACTAAAAGTGGAATTCAAGCAATGTACAGGCTGACTCTAATTGCACCATTTCTTGCAAAGATGtcagaaaagaaaattgaataatTCACGAGTACAGCCAATTACCATCCTCAGATACAGGGATTGATTTTCCCTCAAATCCAGGCTTTAAGTTGGCCGAATCATTATTACTATTTCCCACCTTCTTCCGTTTTTTTACAGATTCATCACTTTCAACTTGTGGTTTCTTTGATAGCTCCTCATCAGTATGTTTTACCCTTTTCCTGTTCCTCTGGGACAAACCAACACAATATTTCCACTGAGGATGCTTTCCCTCCCACAGTTTTATCCAAAAACTAAGTGGTTTCCCATCACCCATATGTTGAGATTTCAATTCGCCAAACAACAGATTCTTCGTACTGTAACCTCCTCCAGTTTGATGAGCTTTTGAGATAACAGAGAAACCACCCAAGCCATTGTTTTTGGCATCCTGAGAAAGTAGGGACACAAATTCCTGGATGACATCTTTCAGAGGTGATTCTACTGGTAAGATACTTTCACTAGAGGCGGGCGAATTGTGGCAATGGAACTCATTCAGTTTAACAAATTGATAAGGTGCACCCCACGAAAGTAGCAGTTGACAATTATTCTTGGTAATATTATGCAAATTGCTATCAAGAATCTTTTCCTCCTTTGCCAGAATCAGAACTTTCTCCTCTATGGTACAAGTTGAATATAATCGAAATACTTTTATCTGCTCAAATTGTGAATCAAGTGATATCTTTTGCAAGGCTCTTACATCATTCACTGGGTTCCAGTCACTACCATATATAATAATAGTATCAACTGACGATAGTTTGATGCTGGCACGACAGGCACGAGTCTCCAATAAAAACACAAACCTACCACATTCCTTATTGTTAAACTTGCCCATTGCCTCACCTTTCTTAGCGGGAACAACACCCTGTTCAACCCGTTCATAAGAGTCTTCACCATACCTTTGACGCAGGAAATCATCCAAAATATCTCCTATACAAATTCCCAGACCACCTATTGACTGctaataaaaagagaaaatagtTATATAACATTAAATTAATGAGTAATGAACATTAGAATGACACCTTCAGTGCATTCTAGATTACATTGAGCATAAAACTACACGTAATTGTGTAAACTTTTAAGGTATTATTCGTCTGTGTATTAGGAGTCTTTGACTTATTTGATTCAGTATATCCTTTTCTATTAAGGATTCTGGCCCATATGATATATTTGTTGGATTAACTACACAAACACCCCAAAAAGTTTAGGGCAATTTCACTTTAGACCTTGAACTTCTAATACCAAACCAGCCCTTCAGGTTTGATTCAGGTTTCAAATAACACCTTCGCCTTGCAAATCAAGTAATAGACATGATAGTATTACATATACTGAACCTTCCTTGAAGTATGAAAATAGCGCTTGCACTCTCTTTACGTAAATCATTTTGGTCAACCATCCAAATTCACATTCAAGTCAAATATGGTTTCAGTATATCCAATCCTACCGTTACTACCTCACATGCCCTAAATTGGTCAACAATGTTACTGTAACCAAAATCACATTCCCTAAACTACCAAAATTCAAAATCTAAATTGTTATAAAATTCAAAAATGATATCAGAGTTCCCGCAACGAATAAGTCTTCTTATTCCAGATTTTAAAGGATGGGAACCACCTCTGAAACAAATCATGTCCAGAAGTATACTCTCTATCAGATATAATATAATTGAAGGAAAGTTCATCTTGGTAACAAATTATACTCTGGaagaatttaatgaaaataaagaagataCTAAGATCACCAGTTCTAATAAGAACAATACTCTTTGCTAAGTGAAAAACATGTGGATTTTGGTGGTGGAAAAGGGACTAAGGTATGATGGGTCTGCAGAGTTATAGCAGTAATTGGCGGTATTTTGATGGAGAAATAGCAGTTTATAAAGAGTATGACAGGGTAGAGCCGCATAGGTGAAGTTCTTTTCAAGCTTTTCAGCATGTTACCAATGATTTTAGGATGTAAACACTCCTGTAAACCTACTAGATAAGAAGGCAGCAGTAAGTTTAGGTTCACTTGTTTCAACATTAAGGTTGGATAGGAGCCTGTTTATTTGTCCTTAGTGTATGTAGTTTTTCCTGTTTGTAGATGCACTCTTTGTGAATTTATTGATATTTCCTATAAATATCTTAATAAAGTATTTTCTTCTACAATAAAAGACACTAattcctcaaaaataaaataaaaaataaaagaaactagATGTCATTAAATTACTAAGTTGTGTACCTGAAATAGGATTAGCACTCTTAAACCTCGATTCTTTATCTCCATAAGCATCATGTCAAGAATGTGAAGCTTGCCACTAGCTTTTATTCCTGCATCCAACAttgctttcttttttacttcGAAACTGTCAATTGCTTGAAGGCCTTCAAATTCCATAACCTTCTCTTGTAAAGATGCTTCCTCAATGTAAGGGTGATCACAGCACTGTCAAGAAGTACCATACAAGAAACTTATTGCAAATCCAGGAGGGGTGATGAAAGGCGtaagaaaatatataaaatgaaaaatcaacttttgaaGAAGGAAATGCACTTCTTTTCACCAGCTATTGATAAAcaaacacccccccccccccccccggcggAAAAAAGCTTTAAGAAATTTATATTGACCTACCTTATAACAAGAGAAAGTTGAAACTAGCAAACCAAAACGTATGAGCTATGGTGGATGGCTGCTtaaggagaggagaggagagtgTCTGTGAGTAGAACATTTAGAGTGAATAATATGGTCTTTGCTGTTAAGTGTCCATGGACACTCCATTAGGAATATGAGGCTGGGGATATTATTggtacctcacacagatttTCAAATTAGTGGAAGTCCAGAAATTTCAACATGGATGAGAGGAGATGCAAATTGGAGTCTTTTGGTGCTTTTTTTCTCATATAGTTTTTCACACCAAATCGGTCTCTCTTTGGAAATAAATCCTCTCATTCATTTTTGAACCCACCAAACTCACTCTTTCTAACAGAAACAATAATGATGATAGTGCCATCACCTCCTCATCCCTTGAACTTCCAAGTCATGGGAGAGTGTTTGGTATAGCTAAACTTTCTGTTGTGTTATGGAAAATTGATAATCTATAATCTTAAAAAAGTGCAATTCAAACAGTTAGCCCCCCAACCAAAGTCTTTACAAAATCTCACTTTTTCCCCAAAATTCCAAAGCTGAAAACACTGGGCAAATTGGTGCATTCCAGGAGAATGTCTTCCATTGCGATACTAGTTGATCCTTTAAGAACAGGTTTTGCATCCCGGCAGCCGGGCATGAGAACCCCACTTCTTATTACAGAATAACTTATAGAATATCTAATCTAATGGAATTCTCCAAACCCATTCCCAACAGAGAAATATCCCTTGCTACTAAATTTCCAATTCCCAAAACTCCTTTTATCCTGTTTTGGATACCACATTCCACCTCATTAGATTGTCCTTCTTGGCTTCTCCAATTCTACCCAGAACTGCTTAAATCAATGTCAATCTGCCCACCCTTGAGAACAATGCCTTTTAACATccttctaagttctaaccaCTTTTCAACCCTACCAGAGTTCCAGAATgaggaagcctttgggtaccCAATGGAAGCCCCAAGTATTTTAAAGGCCAACTTCCAATTCCATAGACTAACTGGGGTGACaaactttaaaaaataataataataataataataataaaataaatttaaaataaataactaataaaaaaaaacctttgCTGCCAAACTCTCTACTTCGCTAATTCTAACTTTAATCCTACCAAtcaatagaaagaaagaaagaaaaaaaaaacctttattCCTACCAAAGTGCAGTTGGCTCTATTGATTTCCAGTCCCGAATGGCAAAGAAAATCTTTCTAAAACCATATTTCAGTTGGCCCATTTCTGATAATCATCCTTCACAAAGAAAATGTATGATCGGTGAATTGAGGATGAGTAGTTTCAACATTTTCATCCCAAAAAGGTAGACTTTCAATCACTCTGAATTCTTTTGCCCTCTCCATTAGTCTACTTAAAACATCCAATGGTCTATGAAAGTGACTGTTAGCTAGGTTATACCAGGAGGTTTTTTCTATTTGATGTATAAGAAGCACAAGATGTTACACAAGAATAGTACGCTAAAGTTTTATGGGTTTTGTGCATGGAAAAGAAAAGGACCACCGAATTGAGGTAAAAAGTCAGATTCTGGTCATATTCGGCATCTGTTT harbors:
- the LOC133733139 gene encoding helicase protein MOM1-like isoform X4 — protein: MQLNMAHDTRSSRKVKDDESTNSIGRQISSKGSSTSGSSTSDTPVLRRSSRETLLKKNNTLSPSSTRKSERLEKQTPETPPVKRKSERFENKSTPSPLRRSERGKTHSSTSSASKTSDKSLDSSSMKGKREKKEKSVKELTLGTKELRKSEKQNVGPGQVKQKRLNTRDYIAYHQGRLNAPDHVQKQSDERSPPPCYNAITEEINHAPERVQVDCSAMGNFKTLELTTSTSNGRISDVHTGSEGSDCITPSKRKRKMVDGGSDSSGVNASKDVCTGVDTVSSLPSGSTGNVPVETCGVCFKRQRVDNDSMKQECCSCGTKLNQELSGAVNEPDSGEVIADSTVSQPEKFNICMQQKELSADLITNGEENSENTCLICTFGGKLLCCDGKGCKRSYHLSCLDPPMNAAPIGVWHCSVCVKKKIESGIHSVSDGQESLGNDRQVEVSDADDSSRFIEYWVPVEISNVQRELYCEKLLLNPSLLQSSSTKDLVGALHDLLRSTRKCCDHPYIEEASLQEKVMEFEGLQAIDSFEVKKKAMLDAGIKASGKLHILDMMLMEIKNRGLRVLILFQSIGGLGICIGDILDDFLRQRYGEDSYERVEQGVVPAKKGEAMGKFNNKECGRFVFLLETRACRASIKLSSVDTIIIYGSDWNPVNDVRALQKISLDSQFEQIKVFRLYSTCTIEEKVLILAKEEKILDSNLHNITKNNCQLLLSWGAPYQFVKLNEFHCHNSPASSESILPVESPLKDVIQEFVSLLSQDAKNNGLGGFSVISKAHQTGGGYSTKNLLFGELKSQHMGDGKPLSFWIKLWEGKHPQWKYCVGLSQRNRKRVKHTDEELSKKPQVESDESVKKRKKVGNSNNDSANLKPGFEGKSIPVSEDGASVTPADNVPHSSSRLSAFVNNIIGENRVCTSHNFAKSTRPESDMFESKERRKLLDAQKSLHLHLKPEISKLCGILQLSDLHKVWVEKFLEYVMKNHNVTREPANILQAFQISLCWTVASILKHKVDHKESFARAKQHLNFNCQKEEADRVYSMLRCLKKMFLYRTRNFKAADPPNFSELSNNGTISNLEGVKSGVEDYQLYLAGKDVSKCINEIQKKFQKKMKKLVEKQSKERSELLRLYEEQKEQLEMKHKIELAVNRITSMSADSLRVKETEFEKEIEEHKHKVDIHLQLLEKLQLEARLKLKENKNQRVEEVQKWVRDELLNNSPSNAPDETVACSSPLRTVTTPARLIVTNGALDPITSEVFYSTGKNKDGVSGDNQANVATVIPCAKELMTNGGTSENGEALLDVPEIICSSKVVTSGLPSFEERIDKSDKSPICDRVVRLEEPITVSPLTLSATEQNPHGATLSMADREAPLELHETVSSIHGVHDDASVNPCASAEQIRVATVNIPGNMVESAVDATVSSNDALQNPLSRVSPAEIENGEVQVTASDIATGVNQQKGVGVDTELSSAAQSVATIDSEHSDHEVATNEPVVPSSETPDRSPPQLSSAAGIKNQPSSENRVQGTGLATSTTGQDGNAHTSENQNTCLPVENLASQSVAIITSDQSDHEESVAQLSNRPELSSACAIEVHQSIENQDRGVLLATSTAVQDGDAQATGNQNTCQPVEDQVSQFVATVESDHEGQTNAAVVQLQLSESAAGGIEIRPSRGDHTSNQVSQAPLQFVENYSVQSNETALQPAPSLSLHQPMDIPTNGFGLPFSDTRATSVTNSRPIHAAPQGTLRMPQHSYPDPLQNELERLNKDMEQNIKSHEDKKLRLKSDYDKKIEEAVAELRRQCETKLQEEEAEFRHIQKELDANYNKVLMNKILAEAFRSKCMDLKASSACGVQQVASAH
- the LOC133733139 gene encoding helicase protein MOM1-like isoform X6; the encoded protein is MRCCDGKGCKRSYHLSCLDPPMNAAPIGVWHCSVCVKKKIESGIHSVSDGQESLGNDRQVEVSDADDSSRFIEYWVPVEISNVQRELYCEKLLLNPSLLQSSSTKDLVGALHDLLRSTRKCCDHPYIEEASLQEKVMEFEGLQAIDSFEVKKKAMLDAGIKASGKLHILDMMLMEIKNRGLRVLILFQSIGGLGICIGDILDDFLRQRYGEDSYERVEQGVVPAKKGEAMGKFNNKECGRFVFLLETRACRASIKLSSVDTIIIYGSDWNPVNDVRALQKISLDSQFEQIKVFRLYSTCTIEEKVLILAKEEKILDSNLHNITKNNCQLLLSWGAPYQFVKLNEFHCHNSPASSESILPVESPLKDVIQEFVSLLSQDAKNNGLGGFSVISKAHQTGGGYSTKNLLFGELKSQHMGDGKPLSFWIKLWEGKHPQWKYCVGLSQRNRKRVKHTDEELSKKPQVESDESVKKRKKVGNSNNDSANLKPGFEGKSIPVSEDGASVTPADNVPHSSSRLSAFVNNIIGENRVCTSHNFAKSTRPESDMFESKERRKLLDAQKSLHLHLKPEISKLCGILQLSDLHKVWVEKFLEYVMKNHNVTREPANILQAFQISLCWTVASILKHKVDHKESFARAKQHLNFNCQKEEADRVYSMLRCLKKMFLYRTRNFKAADPPNFSELSNNGTISNLEGVKSGVEDYQLYLAGKDVSKCINEIQKKFQKKMKKLVEKQSKERSELLRLYEEQKEQLEMKHKIELAVNRITSMSADSLRVKETEFEKEIEEHKHKVDIHLQLLEKLQLEARLKLKENKNQRVEEVQKWVRDELLNNSPSNAPDETVACSSPLRTVTTPARLIVTNGALDPITSEVFYSTGKNKDGVSGDNQANVATVIPCAKELMTNGGTSENGEALLDVPEIICSSKVVTSGLPSFEERIDKSDKSPICDRVVRLEEPITVSPLTLSATEQNPHGATLSMADREAPLELHETVSSIHGVHDDASVNPCASAEQIRVATVNIPGNMVESAVDATVSSNDALQNPLSRVSPAEIENGEVQVTASDIATGVNQQKGVGVDTELSSAAQSVATIDSEHSDHEVATNEPVVPSSETPDRSPPQLSSAAGIKNQPSSENRVQGTGLATSTTGQDGNAHTSENQNTCLPVENLASQSVAIITSDQSDHEESVAQLSNRPELSSACAIEVHQSIENQDRGVLLATSTAVQDGDAQATGNQNTCQPVEDQVSQFVATVESDHEGQTNAAVVQLQLSESAAGGIEIRPSRGDHTSNQVSQAPLQFVENYSVQSNETALQPAPSLSLHQPMDIPTNGFGLPFSDTRATSVTNSRPIHAAPQGTLRMPQHSYPDPLQNELERLNKDMEQNIKSHEDKKLRLKSDYDKKIEEAVAELRRQCETKLQEEEAEFRHIQKELDANYNKVLMNKILAEAFRSKCMDLKASSACGVQQDGNSSFIQQLVQLSMQQNAHRPSSVSSSSSTSLPAASLQTSIAPLPSQQASIAPIPSLQTSSAPLPSLQTTLPASAIAPSQHYTAPIMQTVPLSPASPSIPARPPHIGTFSGSTGIPQGGGQIRAPAPHLQPFRPSTSVTGTSPLSQQGGMSTPRSHSNGPATSPSLPHMPQMPAPTQQTVPSSGAQHVESAGRSSTPHSASALKLLMDMENRSGANRSGGLLPPLTSSSFNHPDPAIASSASANPVNTGGTPDVVCLSDDD
- the LOC133733139 gene encoding helicase protein MOM1-like isoform X5 translates to MVKKIVKIHASFALLGGSSCGCCDGKGCKRSYHLSCLDPPMNAAPIGVWHCSVCVKKKIESGIHSVSDGQESLGNDRQVEVSDADDSSRFIEYWVPVEISNVQRELYCEKLLLNPSLLQSSSTKDLVGALHDLLRSTRKCCDHPYIEEASLQEKVMEFEGLQAIDSFEVKKKAMLDAGIKASGKLHILDMMLMEIKNRGLRVLILFQSIGGLGICIGDILDDFLRQRYGEDSYERVEQGVVPAKKGEAMGKFNNKECGRFVFLLETRACRASIKLSSVDTIIIYGSDWNPVNDVRALQKISLDSQFEQIKVFRLYSTCTIEEKVLILAKEEKILDSNLHNITKNNCQLLLSWGAPYQFVKLNEFHCHNSPASSESILPVESPLKDVIQEFVSLLSQDAKNNGLGGFSVISKAHQTGGGYSTKNLLFGELKSQHMGDGKPLSFWIKLWEGKHPQWKYCVGLSQRNRKRVKHTDEELSKKPQVESDESVKKRKKVGNSNNDSANLKPGFEGKSIPVSEDGASVTPADNVPHSSSRLSAFVNNIIGENRVCTSHNFAKSTRPESDMFESKERRKLLDAQKSLHLHLKPEISKLCGILQLSDLHKVWVEKFLEYVMKNHNVTREPANILQAFQISLCWTVASILKHKVDHKESFARAKQHLNFNCQKEEADRVYSMLRCLKKMFLYRTRNFKAADPPNFSELSNNGTISNLEGVKSGVEDYQLYLAGKDVSKCINEIQKKFQKKMKKLVEKQSKERSELLRLYEEQKEQLEMKHKIELAVNRITSMSADSLRVKETEFEKEIEEHKHKVDIHLQLLEKLQLEARLKLKENKNQRVEEVQKWVRDELLNNSPSNAPDETVACSSPLRTVTTPARLIVTNGALDPITSEVFYSTGKNKDGVSGDNQANVATVIPCAKELMTNGGTSENGEALLDVPEIICSSKVVTSGLPSFEERIDKSDKSPICDRVVRLEEPITVSPLTLSATEQNPHGATLSMADREAPLELHETVSSIHGVHDDASVNPCASAEQIRVATVNIPGNMVESAVDATVSSNDALQNPLSRVSPAEIENGEVQVTASDIATGVNQQKGVGVDTELSSAAQSVATIDSEHSDHEVATNEPVVPSSETPDRSPPQLSSAAGIKNQPSSENRVQGTGLATSTTGQDGNAHTSENQNTCLPVENLASQSVAIITSDQSDHEESVAQLSNRPELSSACAIEVHQSIENQDRGVLLATSTAVQDGDAQATGNQNTCQPVEDQVSQFVATVESDHEGQTNAAVVQLQLSESAAGGIEIRPSRGDHTSNQVSQAPLQFVENYSVQSNETALQPAPSLSLHQPMDIPTNGFGLPFSDTRATSVTNSRPIHAAPQGTLRMPQHSYPDPLQNELERLNKDMEQNIKSHEDKKLRLKSDYDKKIEEAVAELRRQCETKLQEEEAEFRHIQKELDANYNKVLMNKILAEAFRSKCMDLKASSACGVQQDGNSSFIQQLVQLSMQQNAHRPSSVSSSSSTSLPAASLQTSIAPLPSQQASIAPIPSLQTSSAPLPSLQTTLPASAIAPSQHYTAPIMQTVPLSPASPSIPARPPHIGTFSGSTGIPQGGGQIRAPAPHLQPFRPSTSVTGTSPLSQQGGMSTPRSHSNGPATSPSLPHMPQMPAPTQQTVPSSGAQHVESAGRSSTPHSASALKLLMDMENRSGANRSGGLLPPLTSSSFNHPDPAIASSASANPVNTGGTPDVVCLSDDD